The Polycladomyces subterraneus genomic interval GTAATACCTTAACGGGAGCCGTTTTCCAGAAGGAAACGGCTTCCTTCTTTTTCAACGATTAGAGATGCTGTGGTCGGCACTACCCAATTTCCGATCTATGGTTCTGAGATTGATGACAAACCCAGCGAACCAAACATAAATTTGGCCGCTGGGTTTATTTGCTCCTGAGGACCATTTTCTTGATTATTGGTACACATTTATTTCGAATAAACAGTCGACTTCTGAGCTTCCAACACGGCTTGGGCACCTGGCAGATCGTCGAACCAGGCGGCCCGGTCGGGACAGTCCAACACCATGAAGTGGCCATAGTAGTCGGGATGACGGGCCTGATGGAATTTCAGGTAGATTTTTCCCCGATCGATCCCCAAAATTTCGATCTTGCCTGAAGAGTGGCTCATAACGTAGCGAATTCGTTTGCCCAAACCGGAAGTACGGGCTTTCGCCTCTTCAATCACTTCATAGGCCTCTTTGAAAGGCAAAACGAAGCTGGCGTTGCCGGCGACGGGACGGTTTTGGAAGATATAGTAAGGGGCGACGCCGGCCCACGAGAGTTTGTCCAAGAGTTCCGCCAGCACTTCCGGATCGTTATTGATCCCGCGCAGGACAGGGGTCTGGTTGACCAAAACGACCCCGGCACGCTGTAAGGCGTCGATGGCCTGGTACGCTTCCTCGGTTAATTCCCGCGGGTGGTTGAAATGGGCCATGACGTAGATTTTTTTATCGGGCCTGGAATACTCGGACAAGGTTTGGAGCAGCTCCTCATCTTCGTAGATGCGCATCGGGTTGAACGCGGGCAACTTGGTGCCGAAGCGGATGATCTTGACATGGGGAATTGCACGGAGCATCTTCAGGATCTGTCTGATTTTCCCGGTCGCTAAAATCAACGAATCTCCGCCTGTTAACAACACATTATTTATCTCCGGGTGATTGGCGATATACTCCACGCCTTTGCTCACTTCCATAGAGGTTTCGTGCACATCGTTTCGGAACAGGCGTTTGCGGAAACAAAAACGGCAATAAGCCCCGCATACTTCTGATACCAGGAGAAGAGCCGTGGTTCCATATTTATGTTGACAGCCCGGCACGACATAGTTGGTGTGTTCGTCGGATGCATCCCATTTGCCGTATTCGTCTAATTCCCGTTCATTGGGGATGACCAATTTATAGATCGGATCATTGTCGGGATCCTCCCAATCAATAAGGGAGAGATAGTAGTCATTGATTCGAAATACGAATTTTTCCGTTATTGCTCTCAGTTTTTCACGCTTATCCTCCGGTATTGCCCTAATCTTGCGAATATCAGTGATGTAACGCGGCATGTAATATCCCCCTTTGCTTAGTTTACAGAAAGGTACTTCAGTATATGACCTCCATCCTGAAGTGGGTTCATATCCTCATTTAAGGTACTTCTCTTACCTACCCAAAAAGCCATATTCAGCGACAGAGATCTGTCAGGCTCAAGTTCCCCTTAAAATCACTTACCCTCACCAACTCGCCACCCGGGTGGGAACGATCACGCTGCGTGTTCCCCGGATTCGGGATGGCAAATTCTCGACGGAGCTGTTTGCTCGGTACTAGCAGAGCGAACAAGTCCTTGCTGGCCTATGGAGATGGTGGTCACGGCGTGTCAACCCCGGAATGAGGCTTGAATCACAGAGGGACTTTTGGGCGCTTTGTTGATGGAGACGTGACGAGAA includes:
- a CDS encoding KamA family radical SAM protein — translated: MPRYITDIRKIRAIPEDKREKLRAITEKFVFRINDYYLSLIDWEDPDNDPIYKLVIPNERELDEYGKWDASDEHTNYVVPGCQHKYGTTALLLVSEVCGAYCRFCFRKRLFRNDVHETSMEVSKGVEYIANHPEINNVLLTGGDSLILATGKIRQILKMLRAIPHVKIIRFGTKLPAFNPMRIYEDEELLQTLSEYSRPDKKIYVMAHFNHPRELTEEAYQAIDALQRAGVVLVNQTPVLRGINNDPEVLAELLDKLSWAGVAPYYIFQNRPVAGNASFVLPFKEAYEVIEEAKARTSGLGKRIRYVMSHSSGKIEILGIDRGKIYLKFHQARHPDYYGHFMVLDCPDRAAWFDDLPGAQAVLEAQKSTVYSK